Proteins encoded in a region of the Coffea eugenioides isolate CCC68of chromosome 4, Ceug_1.0, whole genome shotgun sequence genome:
- the LOC113768707 gene encoding inactive protein kinase SELMODRAFT_444075 — MSKDLTKGKLDRDSVTEKVVVAVKASKEIPKTALVWALTHVVQPGDCITLLVVVPSQNPGKKLWGFPRFAGDCASGHRRSHAGTTSEQKSDITDSCSQMILQLHDVYDPNKINVKIKIVAGSPFGSVAAEARRTQANWVVLDKHLKHEEKRCMEELQCNIVVMKRSQPKVLRLNLVGSPKKEPEATGASSSKLDQSSGKEEANKNDSLISTRGLLVTPTSSPEMFTATEAGTSSVSSSDPGTSPFFVTETNSDLKKDILLATKQDQDLDESSSDTESENLSTTSSSLRFQPWVADVVNSRCQSSLSEESTERLNNRSQNSTTKALLEKFCKLDEEAAFCSPNYRSNLDFSGNVREAISLSRNGPLGPPPLCSICQHKAPVFGKPPRWFTYAELELATGGFSQANFLAEGGYGSVHRGVLSDGQVVAVKQHKLASSQGDQEFCSEVEVLSCAQHRNVVMLIGFCIEDGRRLLVYEYICNGSLDSHLYGRHHDPLEWSARQKIAVGAARGLRYLHEECRVGCIVHRDMRPNNILLTHDFEPLVGDFGLARWQPDGDTGVETRVIGTFGYLAPEYAQSGQITDKADVYSFGVVLVELVTGRKAVDLNRPKGQQCLTEWARPLLDEYAIDELVDPRLGNQYSEHEVYCMLHAASMCIRRDPHTRPRMSQVLRMLEGDIIMDPSQMSAPGYDVGSRSGRIWAPQFQHQQYSGPIMKETLEGISGKLSLEERRPAF, encoded by the exons ATGAGTAAggatttgacgaaggggaagctAGACAGAGACTCTGTAACTGAAAAGGTTGTGGTTGCTGTCAAGGCATCAAAGGAAATTCCAAAGACTGCTCTTGTGTGGGCTTTAACTCATGTTGTTCAACCTGGAGATTGCATTACGCTCCTTGTGGttgttccttcacaaaatccGG GTAAAAAGCTATGGGGGTTCCCACGATTTGCAGGAGATTGTGCCAGCGGCCACAGAAGGTCGCATGCTGGGACTACTTCAGAACAGAAATCCGACATAACAGATTCCTGCTCCCAGATGATCCTTCAGCTTCATGATGTTTATGATCCAAATAAG ATAAATGTCAAGATTAAAATTGTGGCTGGATCCCCCTTTGGTTCGGTAGCTGCGGAAGCAAGGAGAACTCAAGCTAATTGGGTTGTGCTGGAcaa ACACCTGAAACATGAGGAGAAGCGGTGCATGGAAGAACTACAGTGCAACATAGTGGTTATGAAGAGATCTCAACCTAAGGTTCTCCGCCTAAATTTAGTTGGATCACCTAAAAAGGAACCTGAAGCCACTGGAGCATCATCATCCAAGCTGGATCAGTCGTCTGGAAAAGAAGAAGCCAACAAGAATGATTCATTGATATCTACCCGAGGTCTTCTTGTTACCCCAACAAGTAGTCCTGAAATGTTTACAGCAACTGAAGCTGGAACTTCATCGGTCTCAAGCTCTGATCCTGGAACTTCACCTTTTTTTGTTACCGAGACAAATAGTGACCTGAAAAAGGACATATTGTTAGCCACTAAACAAGATCAAGATCTTGATGAATCCAGTTCAGACACGGAAAGTGAAAATTTGTCCACAACCTCGTCAAGCTTAAGATTCCAACCATGGGTAGCAGATGTTGTCAATTCACGTTGTCAGTCATCTCTTTCGGAAGAAAGCACTGAGAGATTAAATAACAGGTCACAGAATTCTACAACAAAGGCTTTGCTAGAAAAATTCTGTAAACTGGATGAAGAAGCTGCCTTTTGTTCGCCAAACTACAGGTCTAATTTGGATTTCAGTGGAAATGTGAGAGAAGCAATTTCACTGTCTAGAAATGGACCACTTGGACCTCCTCCCTTGTGTTCAATTTGTCAACATAAAGCCCCTGTATTTGGAAAACCTCCTAGATGGTTCACCTATGCTGAGCTGGAGCTTGCTACTGGAGGTTTTTCACAAGCTAATTTTTTGGCTGAAGGAGGATATGGATCTGTTCATAGGGGAGTCCTTTCAGATGGCCAGGTAGTTGCAGTTAAGCAACACAAACTGGCTAGTTCTCAAGGGGACCAAGAATTCTGCTCTGAAGTTGAAGTACTTAGCTGTGCTCAGCACCGTAATGTTGTTATGTTGATTGGATTCTGTATTGAGGATGGCAGAAGGCTTCTAGTTTATGAATACATCTGCAATGGATCTTTGGATTCTCATCTTTATG GACGACATCATGATCCTTTAGAGTGGTCTGCTCGGCAGAAAATTGCTGTGGGAGCTGCAAGAGGGCTAAGATATCTTCATGAAGAGTGCAGAGTAGGTTGCATTGTTCACCGAGATATGCGGCCAAACAACATTCTCCTTACTCACGACTTTGAACCACTG GTTGGAGATTTTGGTCTGGCTAGATGGCAACCTGATGGAGACACAGGTGTTGAAACTAGAGTAATTGGAACATTTGG GTACTTGGCTCCTGAATATGCTCAAAGTGGTCAAATCACTGATAAGGCTGATGTTTACTCATTTGGAGTGGTGTTAGTGGAGCTAGTCACTGGTAGAAAAGCAGTGGATCTTAACAGGCCCAAGGGCCAGCAGTGTCTCACGGAATGG GCACGTCCACTGTTGGATGAATATGCGATTGATGAACTTGTCGATCCTCGTCTAGGAAACCAATATTCAGAACATGAGGTTTACTGCATGTTGCATGCTGCATCTATGTGCATAAGGCGTGATCCTCATACGAGA